The Euphorbia lathyris chromosome 3, ddEupLath1.1, whole genome shotgun sequence genome contains a region encoding:
- the LOC136221786 gene encoding protein CURVATURE THYLAKOID 1C, chloroplastic — MASIIVANLPHPALLVPVRSTLFRTCQQLPFSPIRERQNGVRVVLKAAGEGSEPSTSLSLLESVQNVWDSPEDRFALFGFGFAAIVGVWASANLVSAVDKLPLIPNAMELIGILYSTWFVYRYLLFKPDREELFQIINKSVSAILGQ, encoded by the exons ATGGCTTCTATTATTGTTGCGAACTTGCCTCATCCAGCATTGCTGGTCCCTGTTAGAAGTACCCTTTTCCGGACTTGTCAACAACTTCCATTTTCACCCATTAGAG AGAGACAGAATGGTGTTAGAGTTGTTTTGAAGGCAGCTGGTGAAGGCTCTGAACCTTCAACATCCCTCAGCCTACTTGAGTCTGTGCAGAATGTT TGGGATAGCCCTGAAGATCGATTTGCTCTATTTGGCTTCGGTTTTGCAGCTATAGTAGGCGTATGGGCTTCGGCAAATCTTGTATCG GCCGTTGACAAGTTGCCGCTTATCCCAAATGCGATGGAACTTATCGGCATACTTTATTCTACA TGGTTTGTATACCGATATCTCTTATTCAAACCTGACCG GGAAGAACTATTCCAGATTATCAACAAATCAGTATCAGCCATTTTGGGACAGTGA